Genomic window (Alnus glutinosa chromosome 9, dhAlnGlut1.1, whole genome shotgun sequence):
TGCCTGCTCGATGAATTGGAACTCTTTTCAAGGTTTTGAGTATCAAAAGTAAAGTTAATCTCCAAGAAGAACCCTTAACTTTAAACAGGAAAGTAAAGAGGTAAGTTTTTCTGGCACACTCATAACATATTAGTGATACCAATGTTCACAGTCGTGTGAACATTGGTTGAATAACTAAGTAAACCTCTCACGGCCTAGTTTTCCttgatttgggttttgttcATATTATTCTCAGACATAACCCTCTCTTGTTTTGAATTCTTTTCTCATTTGCTTTTGGGAATTCATGTACTATATGTAAGTGTAGGTGTAGGTGGATCATCTTATCAAAAGCTATAGCCCAAGGAGTGTTCCCCAGTTCCGTCAGCTATTCATGGTGTGATTTGTCGCGTGTGTGATAATTCGTGTTCACGTATAAAGACATACGTAGAACCGTATAAAATGATATAAGTCAATCATAAttcaatcaatttaattaaacaggtcagaTCTATCAACCTTAATTCATTAATTTCGTATTAAATTCGTGACAAGTTTGttggtcgtgtaaaaaattaccgATCTTAAATATTCGTGTGTTGagtttaaattatatatgtattttaatttagccATCTTGACGTGGTCAATCAATTCTTGAGGTAATTTTTAACAACTGACACCCAATAATTCAATTCAATAGGgttataaactaccaaaaattaacAAAGAGAATCGATTTTTCCCCTATTTGTACGACAAAAGTACACTGCACATTAATGAAAATGTTGCACAACGAGTCAccgactgtttttctgtttgtatACCATtacatttgtttgtttgttatctTACAAAGGAGAAATGGACATGATTCTAGCTTTGAGATCCACCGGACCACGTCCTTTATATTTACGCGTTAGACCCCACGCGGAAACTATGCCAGCCACCCCTCAATTCTTAGGATTAGGATCTACAGTTAAGACTTTAAAAATGTTGGAGAAGTTTTATGGGTTCATTTGTTGGAATAGGTAGACCGATTGCCGAGATCTGTTTGGATAAATAGGCCTCGTAGTCGTAGAGCCTCTTTCATATTTCTTGTCCGAACGTGAGAGAGTTGGACCCCGTAGAGGCTTCGAGCAGGTAGACGGGTTGCTAAGATATGTTCGGATAAGTAGGCCTCGTAGAGGCTTTGTCACATTTACTTACGGGTTTACTTGTTCGAGCAGGCAGACAGGTTGTAAAAATTTGTTTGGATAAGTAGACATTGTAAAGGCTCTTTCACATTTCTGAGATCTCGATCTATCCCAATTCTTAAGCGCTAAGGTTCCTTAACTTGCTATAATTAAGGTTGGATTAGGACCCTGCAAGTCTTCTTTTTGGGTAAGTAGGACCCTTCAAGGCTTCAACCCATCACCACAGCTAGAAGGAATCGCTTTCGACAACACGAGTTGAGGACAATGTGGGGGTGGGGGGGCGAGGGAAACAACAAAAGAAGGTTGGGCCACAAGGCCAACAGTGGGGACAGAATGACTTGGTGAATGTGGTGGGATAAATAAAACAGAAGAGTTTTGGAGCTTTTGCACTTGTCAAACTTTTCACGTTCCTTAAAGCGCACAGATATGAAGCAAGCAGGCATGCACCCACCAAAAAGAATGTGAAAAAGGTTAAGATATGACACGAAAATGGGTAGAGTATTACAACCTCTCATCAGTCTCCCCTGCCATGGCTCCTCCTCCTGGATATCCAAACGAGCTTCTCTTCTCGCGTGATAGGCACTTCGAGTTACATGGCGAGATCATGATGTTTGTTCTGGTCGCtatcttctctcttttcatCTTGTTCCTTGTCATTCTGCCTTGCCTCAAGCGCGCTAGCCATCAGGAAACAGAGTATGCAGGCTCTGTGACCCGGCTGAAGTGTCCCTTGCCGTGGCTGAGGAATCGGAGGAGGATGGATGATGTTACGCCACAAGGGTCTGTGCAGGGGGAGAGTGAAGTTAGCAGAAAATTCCCCCAGTTAACTACTTCGGATTGAAAGAGATATTGCTATATTCATGTTATTGAGCAGGTATTATGAACATGCTTGAGcgttaaatatttcaaaattaatgaTTATTTTAGTACTCAATATTCTCAAGTTTAAGTTTGAGGGATGGTATTAATTAATCTCCAACCTGTGGCTGTGAGTCTCCTATGATCTGTATAATCATCTTGTGTCTCAATCTTGAAGGTCTGGATATTATCTCCCCAACACAAGCTCCTAAATTCTAGGAGTCTTTGGTAAATATGCTTGTTCCAAGAAGTCGCTCTctactttttgttatttgtttaggATATTCATTCGGAAAACTAGAGAGTTGTCTCTCTCCCATGACTattccaaaaccaaaagggataaaagataattatttaaccattcaattaatattataatatttcttcaaatttttttttttttttttttaatattataatattcttTCGCTTAAAAGTGCTGAACTTGCTTCTACAATTTTACTTGTTAAAACAGGCTTACAATAAAATAAGCTCTAAGAACACTGATTTTAGAGGTCTGCTCAATGTATATTACAAATTCTAtggtaaaaaaagaaacattacACAAGTTGCAATACTGCATAGGATTCCAAAttgcaagaaataaaaaaaaaattgaattgaatatttattgaaaagaaCGAAGAAGAGAACCAATGGCACGCAGGCAAACCCTTGGGAGTAGGATCCTCCCTATTTCATCTCAATCCattttataatcaaaatttaaatttagtgcATCTAACGATGAACATTATGTCAATGTTGACAcatctttcaaaaaatttaaataatataatatcatgtatagaaaatgattttcgtacatcacattaccctacATCAATCCTACATTAAGACATATAGGGTGTGAGACCCATGCATGTGGGTCCCATATATAAGGGTCCTATATACATGAGTTCCACATCCAATGTGTCTTAgtgtaggattgatgtaggGTAATATGATGTTGGAATAACACATCTCTATCATGTATATTATTAGATTTACTAACTTTGAAATATAACCATGAAAttgatactatttattttatttgaaataaaaaggATTCTTGCCCAAACCCCAGACAACCGGCTGCTCCTGAGAAGGCGCCCGATAAACTTACAGGTACAATTAATCTTTACAAGACTAATAAGAGTTGGCTCTCTTGTCCTCAAATTGTCCAAAATTTTAGTATACAACAAATACATTATCCACACCAACATCAGGTCAGTCCCAACACTCCCCTCTGTTAATCAAGTTTTTGCTTTCCTTAACTCCTGAATCAGAAAACAAGAGTGCCCACCAATATGGAAGTCAAGGGAACTGTCAGGTTGTCATCAAGCTCAGTGCTTATAGGGAGAGATTCCATCAGTGCCGAGGCAAGAGAGAcaaccaaaaaacccaaaaccattTCCCAACTTCCCCGAACAAATCCGAATAAGGAGAAATAGTACATATACCTGTCAAAGTATCATTTATCACAAGCAAAAACAATAGATTATGCAGAGGTCAAAGAGTAATAGAGGTGGGGGGGAATTTACCCTACAGATGCCAAAAACCCAGCAGAAACCATTGCTACACTACCAGCTAAAGACTTGTTTCGGTTGTAGGGAATTTTATTACTACCAAACCGCCTTCCAATTATGTCAGCTAAACCTGAAACAGGGTAAGTAAAAGCCCATTATTTCCTgaacaaaatgagaaaaagtaaaaagagaagATCTAAGCAGGTATGCTGTTTCTTGTAATTGTGTAAGAGCTGAAGTTAACTACTACAACCGCTAAAGTCTACCCAAACCAAGCCAACAGAACAGATAAAGTAAATTGACTCGATAGGAATTACCATCCCCAGCACAGAGGTTACAAATTGCTGCAATTGAAATGGGGGAAGTTCTCCAATAAATTACACAAGCCAAAGTGATTGTTGTAGCATAGTAGAGAGGTCCCTTAAGAAGTTCCCTGATGCATGAAGTAAGCTAAGGACAATCAATCAATCGATCAAAAATATGAATAACCATTCAATCAaaaatgtgtgtatatatatccttaaaaagaaaaatgtttttgctttgaatctCTACTCAGACGTGGctcaattttagaaaaaatgattccCACCCAGGAGATATCAGAAATTGTATGGCAACCCAGCAGGTAGAACCATAATATCAAAAGTCCAGAGAAATTAACCTCATTTCTGATATGGATCAACCACCTGAGTCATTTCATAGCAAAAGAGAATCTCTCTAGGTGGGATCAAATCCAGGGAAGAGAAGCAGGTATATACGACTCATTTTTCAGAGAAGCATTCCCAACCAATAATTCTCTCAGAATTGTAACCTATAGTCTCCGTGTCTGGTCATTGACTTCACTATAGCCTCATCTTTCATTATTCCAAGTCCCAAGACAAGCATTCGTATGATATTGATGCCCGGAACAAGAGCTGCTAAAATGGCCCCCCGATGCCCAGAACTGTAATAATTGGTAATAGCTATTCAGAAGGCAGATATGTagtaaaattatgaaaaacttCATTGATAATAATAAGATTACCTGAACAGTGGCCAGCAAAGCATGAAAACCAGCCCGATGCTTACATGCACAAACTTCCGATTCAACTTCTAAACatggcaaaaataaataaaggaaaaaaaaaaaaaattaacaatatggTAAAAACCTTAGATGCACAGGCTTTGGGACAGCATGTTATGCCTGGTTGTCCCATTTTAATCGACTGCATTGAATTATGAAGAGAATTattcctttaattttgcaaacaaaacaaaaatgacattttgGCCACCAAAAGGGCCAAACTAAAGGAGAAAGGAAGCTATTCAAAATCCATCTCATATAAAATCTGAAGGCTAAGTTTGCATGCAAAATTTTTGAAGACAACTACATGCGAATTTTGGTATATACATGTATGATGTATCGGCAAGTCAGATTCCAAGCATTACTTGAAAAACAAGTGCGCTTTCTTGTGAATTAGAGAAACAAGAATCAGCCACTCTGAACCTATTCTGTTTTACCACCATATCCTTAACTTCCATCAATGTAAACCAATTCTACCTATCTTTCTGCAATTGTAAACCAATTCTACCTATATTTCTGCAATTCACCCAAGCAACCAAGATTCACTAACCAAACCCAGGAAGCGTTTTTCTCCGCAAATCAAgctccaataaaaaaaaaaaacccaacttttacacaaaaaggtttaaaagaagaaaaaaaacctacaagaatcaaatacccaaaaacgTTTAGCGACTTACTGATACAACATACACTAGAACAAAATGGGGGTTTTGATTTGGACCTGGTCGAAGAGCCCTCGTTTGGCGGTCTCTCCCCAGAACCGAAGTATCGATAGCGCAATGCAACCGCTCAAGCCGGTGGCGCAGATATCGGAGACGACCGGGTTCTCAAGCACCATAGTGGCAGCCGGTGGCTTGGCGTCCCGGCTCAGTACTCCGGTCTTTCTGGGTCTCGAACCAAAGCTAATAGTGGTAGCATTAAAAGCTGAGAGCGAAGAGAAGGGAGTGTTGGAAATTGGTCCGACGTGAGATCTGGGGAGCAATATGTCGAACCGCCGCGACCACGAGAGAGCCAGGGAGCAGCTATTCACGTTTGTAGTTGAGGCAGCCATTTCGTTTTATAACACTGCTAGCGTAacttttgactttttgttttggtttttggtacttgggtttttctatcaacttattacctttttatttatttattttgaaagctCACATCGGCATTCAAGTTTGCATCTTGATGTTGACCCCTTTGCCAGTTTTCAAGGGTGGGGCTGTTCACCCATTAAAGCAACATATGTGTTTGGGTTCAAGATCTCCCAATGAAGTTTGGTTCATTGGTTGTTACAGTTTTCAATACGGTGATGATAATaagttttggtaaaaaaatttatcaactactgcaaaataataaatatcaaCAATAGAGTTTGTTGGGGAAGGTAGTCGGAGCCCACTCCAATACTTATGCCagtattttaagaaaaaaaattatatcgtGTAAATTGTCAAAAATTCATCCATCTCATATATAATTAGTTTTCACCTATTTGTAGATGGGACTTCAACTATTGTTTCGGATTGAATGGGAGCTGATTCCGGATTTcaagatttttctcttaacaTACCCGGGATTCGCCTCTTCAATGCTTATTTATATCGTGTAAATTGTCAAAAATTCATCCATCTCGTAAATAGTAATTTTCACTTATTTATAGACGATGCTTCAACTGTTGTTCCGGATTAAATGGGAGCTAATTCCTTGATTTCAACATTTTTCTCTCAGCATAACTGGGATCCACATCTTCAATGCATGGCTTAAGGTATCTTTAGATTTGATGCTTCCGAGGTATTTTTGGCGTCTATTGAGATTGCATCTTAATAGGCTTTGGGCTTAGTTGGTCTTTTATGGGTTTGTGTCTTGATGGGCTTACATGGATTCGATAAGCCCATTCATTAACTGTTGGGAATATTTCCCAACAAGTTTGATTCATATTCAGTGCAGCATTAGAACATTAAGAGGACATATTTCTAGTACGGAATAAATGGAAAGAACGCACCTCTAGTATATTAATTATCATGCCCACGATAAATGTTGGGTAGCCAAGTGTAGTGCGGAAAAATGCTTAAAGCATCTAACTTAATAGTGAGTTTAATTAGGAGTGGTCGAAACACCCCCATTGCTAAAAGAGGGGGTTTTGACTATTCCAAAGTCAATTTGATGGAGCCCATATTATTCATTGAGATCAAAAGAGTGGTTCAGTCACCCAAATAGCCACTCCAGTACCTTGGGGGGGCCTGACCCCCCCAAAGCCCAAGGTaggccccaaaaaaaaaaatctaaaaaaaaaaaaatttaaattttatccctaatttttttttattttttagtcttggccccttccaattttttttttttcttcaatttagccccccaaatttcAAATCCTAGTTCCGCCCCTAACTCGAGCAACTTGTATGTCATTCTCGTATTTTTTAGATAAACGAATTCCCAACTTGCCTATGAATTTGTTcggatgataaaaaaaataagaacaatcCATTAGAGTTTTGTTTCAAACAAAGGCTTAAGTAGCTCGAGAAGCATCTCAAGAATGTCCCTTCAACTACCAAACCCTTCAAGAATTTGTCCAGGTAATAAATATAAACATCTTTCATTTGTTGATGTCGTAAATTAAAGGTTTTTTCCCCAAGAAACAATGTAAAGAAAGTTGAGTTTCCAAATGAGGTCttgatcgatatatatatatatatatatatatatatatatatatatatatatatatatatagcttttaatGTTAagatattatttaatctaaaatcTATAAATTTGCACCTAGGTAAATTAGGTTATATCAAACATCTACTCTTATGACCCTTGTCAATATGCATGAACATTGTaacacctagagaatttcaaaagaATCGTGTCAGAATGAGATCAATGGAGAGTAACTCATAAGCTAGCTAATGAAGCGTTTTTTCTTATGGCCGGGCAAACAAGTTCATGTGAAAACAAACCTATCATTGTATTCTTGACATTGTAGCTGCTGAACACAGTATTCAAGTTCTTTCTcattaattaatgaaaagatTGCTAGAttgaattcaaaaataaaataaaatcatgaacttaaaaaacaaatcatttttGTGACTATTATATGATATGAGATCTAACCACTTGACACTAGTATATTCCAATGCACAACAAACACTCTATTGGCAGAAGTATTAATATATAGGAATATTGGTAAGAGGAAAATTCTACAgcgtaatttgtaagaaatttatgtacAGTTGATTTTAACTCTAATTATgccaaaaaacaaataaaaacaaacctaCCAAAATTATAAGCCCATTACGATCTCTAATTTCAACCATAAGTGTGATCGATGCGGCTGACAACTCATTAACAAAGTATGTGTTTTATTAAAAACGAcataaaagaatcaaaagattaaACATGATGGCAATAATTAATCAAACTAATTAAAAAGTTTAGTCTATAAAAGTGTGGCCCTCCCAAGCATATGGATCTGAGAATGACAATCCCCTTTGGGATATATATGTACTTGAATTTTGTAACGCCCTAGTTCTCACTCAATAGTAGACCAATTAATTTTCGAGAAATGTGGATTGGATACCATCAGGCTGCGAACGCAAGAGACAGATTGATGACAGGCTACACGTGAgacagaaagagaaaaagatcgGATTAGGGTTAGGGAGAAAGACCGCATACTTTCTGGCGAAGAAAGAATCCGGTGGGCAAAGCCGATTAATAGTGATTAGTGTACCTATGTTATACTCTACATGGCTTAATTTCACTTCCACATTGGCTATTAGACTGTTACCTGTACCCCCATATAGAAAGTAATTCATAGTTTTTCCTTTCATTATTGCTAATGACACTGGCATGGACACCGGATTTAATAGGGTTTCATGCATGTTTATGAGAATGACATTATGTTAATTTCTTGGGGGGAAGCGTATATACTggcatattaattaattattctcaGCCTAAATGACAAGTACGTACTGCTGGTTTCCTTCTCTTGTTGGCTCTTAATTAATCACTTGCAAGATAAATACAGGCCGGATAATCATAAACCCTAATTATGGCAGAATGGATACTCAAAGTGAAGATATATTCAAATGAAAAAGTCTCGTGAACCAAATCTTCTCCattaatttgttgttttatgGGAGTGAGTCCATGCCATCTATGCATGCATGGTACTGCCAACAGTACAGTATATAATTGCCATGTGCCGCAACTTCATAGTAGTTATATATAGCAAGTAATTTGCAGGGGTTTCCCTCTTATCCTGGCATTTATAAATTAGGGCTAGCAGTGGCAGAATATATTTCTTCCATTTCTAAGAATATATTGCAAGTGAAAATGGAAGGCCCAAGTAGGAATTCATTCCAACCAGCTGCCCATGGGAAATATTTCTACACCAATGGAAGTCATGATCATAGATCAGTCGAAGGAGGAGTTGAAGCTGCTGAAACTGAGACCCAGCTGCCCCCTCGAGGTCATGGTAACAGAGACGTCTCTAACATTGACCCCAAGAGGCTCAGAaggtttttattaaattaatttactCACTTCTCTGTATATAATTAATCCTTTTCAAGATCCTTCCTGTTTCACCCAACATGCCATTCTTCACTTCGACCctaatttattgatttttttttaaaaattcacttACTatctttaatcttttaattacttttacaatcatacttttaaactttaaaaaattgtcagtttagtgtattcatctttcaattttttttcaatttcacatatccattaggattttagttaaatcctatcaaaatacacatctttatatatatataattttaagatttttacaaattccattaaattttcaCCATCACTTAaatccttgaaatttttttttttctgaaaaaaaaaaagggaaaaatttgAACGGAtgtgtgaaattgaaaaaaatattgaaagatagatatactaaattaatgcttttttaagtttatgggtatgattgcaaaaataataaaaaatgagagaggaaaagtaaagttttctctttaattattcttttttttaaaaaagaaaaagaaaaagaaaattaatttacttaattttataTGTGTCTTTTTCTATCTTTGGCTTGTAGAATTATGGCAAGCAGACAGTACTCACAAAAATATCGGCTCAAACAGATGCAATATAT
Coding sequences:
- the LOC133876971 gene encoding probable phytol kinase 3, chloroplastic, producing MAASTTNVNSCSLALSWSRRFDILLPRSHVGPISNTPFSSLSAFNATTISFGSRPRKTGVLSRDAKPPAATMVLENPVVSDICATGLSGCIALSILRFWGETAKRGLFDQKLNRKFVHVSIGLVFMLCWPLFSSGHRGAILAALVPGINIIRMLVLGLGIMKDEAIVKSMTRHGDYRELLKGPLYYATTITLACVIYWRTSPISIAAICNLCAGDGLADIIGRRFGSNKIPYNRNKSLAGSVAMVSAGFLASVGYMYYFSLFGFVRGSWEMVLGFLVVSLASALMESLPISTELDDNLTVPLTSILVGTLVF